In Kangiella koreensis DSM 16069, the DNA window AAAACTGTTGTGAGGAAATGTAACTAACTTTGTCTCTGTTGAAATAACTGTACCATTTTTGGGAAAGCGTAAAGAATGTATGCCAAATTATGTTTCTAGACACATATCTCAATAGATATTTCAGTAGCTTTTGCAGTTATTGGGAAGGAGTAAAGTTAAAAGCTGGTTGTTGCAGTAATACTAAAATCCCATTCGCTGAGATAATCAGAATTAACAGGCTTAGCAAAATTAATGTTCACCAGATTGCGGCCACTGGAACGTGAGAAGAATAACCGTATACCCAACCCGACTGATATAAGAGTTCCCTCCTCCTGATTTGGATACAGAGTGTCACCTCTTGCCCTGCCTATATCCGTAAAAGCAGCAAATCCAACATCAACCAATTTAAATAAATTAATTCCGGGATAATACCGCTTCTCAAGATTAACCAGATAAGCCTGGTCACCATGCTGATATTGCAGTGGGTAACCCCTCAAACCAGACTCACCTCCAATTGATATAGGCCTATCTATGAAAGGATTCTCTGCTCCCCAAAATTGTAGCTTGCCATACCAAATTCGAGTATCAGAAGCATGGTGAAAATACTCATATCCCGCCGAATAGTAGTAAGTCGATTCAATCCCACCTTCAGGTTCAACACCATCACCGGTCAACCAGGAGGTATAAATATGTTCATTATTGATTTGGTTTGTATATCGTGAAGACCAATACCAATGAAGAGCTTTCTGGTATTCGCTGTTGCTGGTATTAACACCTATTCTGAGGTTATGACGCCAGCCCAATTGAACATCTTCAGTGCGACCTATCAAATAAAGGTTTTTTGTTTTTATAAAATTATCGTCAAGATACTCAACACCGAACCAGGGATAACTAAAGTCTCGCTCTTCCGGAAGACCAATGGTCAATGGCAACTCCAGAAAGCTATCCTTACGCTGCGTGTAACCAAACTCATAGCGAATCGTTCGATCATTGATCAAGCCTTCAGATACCCCATACGACCACTCAAAATGATCTATCTTATGCTCAAATACATTAACCTCTTCATC includes these proteins:
- a CDS encoding BamA/TamA family outer membrane protein — protein: MVTTANLMMLAVLLTVFAAVGQADEQVKIDKIRITVNPIFSEEERTGWLYETADKLHIDTYPYVVSRLLPFKEGDSISLRSIDEAERILRSKSFLRDARVTWKESASGDGIIIDVNTWENWTLVPKVDVSRKGGVTEYSYGIEDDNLLGHGLRATMLYFKEQQRSGYSLVLSSQVSTESHIQASLVLSDTSDGEQYSLGLSKPFYTLDDEWGAELYVNTERRDDTIYSNDEEVNVFEHKIDHFEWSYGVSEGLINDRTIRYEFGYTQRKDSFLELPLTIGLPEERDFSYPWFGVEYLDDNFIKTKNLYLIGRTEDVQLGWRHNLRIGVNTSNSEYQKALHWYWSSRYTNQINNEHIYTSWLTGDGVEPEGGIESTYYYSAGYEYFHHASDTRIWYGKLQFWGAENPFIDRPISIGGESGLRGYPLQYQHGDQAYLVNLEKRYYPGINLFKLVDVGFAAFTDIGRARGDTLYPNQEEGTLISVGLGIRLFFSRSSGRNLVNINFAKPVNSDYLSEWDFSITATTSF